A genomic region of Arachis stenosperma cultivar V10309 chromosome 9, arast.V10309.gnm1.PFL2, whole genome shotgun sequence contains the following coding sequences:
- the LOC130949476 gene encoding uncharacterized protein LOC130949476, producing MAECMWFYMRQKVPLKLKGQFYYTSIRLAMLYGTPEIKRLLDPLHLKHVHRPDIVCRMFKMNLDMLIKDLKKERFFGKVVADVHTIDFQKRSLPHAHILIFWDSLSNFPDPKDIDKVICAEIPNQFEHPELYKAVKKFMLHGPCSSANIFSPCMKEGRCSKFYPKSFADLTTINVEREPAVQRLSFHFPGRNPILYEDGEDIDDILSKPGIDQLVFTAWMDANNSYSEAKKLAYSEFPRFFVYNKK from the exons ATGGCAGAGTGCatgtggttttatatgcgacaaaaagtgcctttaaaacttaaaggtcaATTCTATTACACTAGTATAAGACTGGCTATGCTTTATGGTACG CCAGAGATCAAGCGACTCTTAGACCCTTTACATCTCAAACATGTACACCGTCCTGATATTGTTTGTCGAATGTTCAAAATGAATCTTGATATGCTaattaaagatttgaaaaaggaaaggttCTTTGGTAAAGTTGTTGCTG ATGTTCACACAATTGACTTTCAGAAACGAAGTCTACCACATGCTCATATATTGATATTCTGGGATTCTTTAAGCAATTTTCCAGATCCAAAAGATATAGATAAAGTAATTTGTGCTGAGATTCCTAATCAATTTGAGCATCCAGAGTTGTACAAGGCTGTAAAAAAATTTATGCTTCATGGTCCATGCAGTTCGGCAAATATATTTTCACCATGTATGAAAGAAGGTCGTTGTTCAAAGTTCTATCCCAAGTCTTTTGCTGATTTAACAACTATTAATGTTGAAAG AGAACCTGCTGTACAGAGATTGAGCTTTCATTTTCCTGGTCGGAATCCAATTCTATATGAAGATGGTGAAGATATTGATGATATTCTGTCAAAACCCGGGATTGATCAATTAGTGTTTACTGCATGGATGGATGCTAATAATAGTTACTCTGAGGCTAAAAAGTTGGCATATTCTGAGTTTCCAAGATTCTttgtttataataaaaaataa